The following coding sequences are from one Triticum aestivum cultivar Chinese Spring chromosome 5A, IWGSC CS RefSeq v2.1, whole genome shotgun sequence window:
- the LOC123106037 gene encoding UPF0548 protein At2g17695 yields the protein MAWGGLFLSLSRPTPEQQKSCLAAAGGFNYDTDLHGATHPKSPAALTTAEDSDRVLADRGFSVNRSRVLVGSGADTFRHAKSALLSWKHLALGWAEAEPGTPVKIGARFCICYKEVVPWVMFPLQIAYVTDDKYNGGKRGKGGVFAFGSGTLQGHLLAGEERFSVEVDAEERVWYEVVSFSKPAHPLSALCYPYVRLRQRHFARESGKAVLRHVAAACSSSRTPPPTQ from the exons ATGGCATGGGGAGGCCTCTTCTTGAGCCTGAGCCGCCCCACACCGGAACAGCAGAAGTCGTGCCTGGCGGCTGCCGGCGGCTTCAACTACGACACGGACCTCCATGGCGCCACCCACCCGAAATCACCAGCCGCATTAACAACCGCTGAAGACTCCGACAGGGTGCTGGCGGACCGCGGCTTCTCCGTGAACCGCTCGCGCGTCCTCGTCGGATCCGGCGCCGACACCTTCCGCCACGCCAAGTCGGCCCTCCTCTCCTGGAA GCATCTGGCGCTGGGGTGGGCGGAGGCGGAGCCGGGCACGCCAGTGAAGATCGGCGCGAGGTTCTGCATCTGCTACAAGGAGGTGGTCCCCTGGGTGATGTTCCCGCTGCAGATCGCCTACGTCACCGACGACAAGTACAATGGCGGCAAGCGCGGGAAAGGCGGCGTGTTCGCGTTCGGCAGCGGCACCCTGCAGGGCCATCTGCTG GCCGGGGAGGAGCGGTTCTCGGTGGAGGTGGACGCGGAGGAGCGGGTGTGGTACGAGGTGGTGTCCTTCTCCAAGCCGGCGCACCCGCTGTCGGCGCTGTGCTACCCCTACGTGCGCCTCCGGCAGAGGCACTTCGCGCGGGAGTCCGGCAAGGCGGTGCTCAGGCACGTCGCCGCCGCCTGCTCCTCCTCCAGGACGCCGCCGCCGACGCAGTGA